From a single Nostoc edaphicum CCNP1411 genomic region:
- the lysS gene encoding lysine--tRNA ligase, protein MSEEDIRAARLEKVEQLKQLGTNPYAYRWESTHHAAQLQEKFADLVSGEEVGLEVAIAGRIMARRVFGKLAFFTLQDETGTIQLYLDKNRIQEGMADIDADAFNHLKQLTDAGDILGAKGTIKRTEKGELSVYVKQYTILTKSLLPLPDKWHGLTDVAKRYRQRYVDLIVNPEVRQTFRRRAQITAGIRRYLEQRDFLEIETPVLQSETGGADARPFITYHNTLEMELYLRIATELHLKRLIVGGFEKVFELGRVFRNEGISTRHNPEFTTIEVYQAYADYNDMMALTEGIITTVAQDVLGTLEITYQGEPINLTPPWRRVTMHDLVKEFTGLDFNSFQNLEDAKTASKNAGIPGIDEAQSIGKLLNLAFEEKVEANLIQPTFVIDYPVEISPLAKPHRSVPGLVERFELFIVGRETGNSFSELTDPIDQRERFEVQAARKAAGDLEAQGVDEDFLTALEYGMPPTGGLGIGIDRLVMLLTDCASIRDAIAFPLLKPEKLESSPD, encoded by the coding sequence ATGTCGGAAGAAGATATCCGAGCCGCCAGGCTGGAGAAAGTAGAACAACTCAAGCAGCTAGGGACTAACCCTTATGCCTATCGTTGGGAATCTACCCATCATGCAGCGCAGTTGCAAGAAAAGTTTGCCGATTTAGTCAGTGGTGAAGAAGTTGGTTTAGAAGTTGCCATAGCCGGACGCATTATGGCACGTCGCGTTTTCGGTAAATTAGCTTTCTTCACCTTGCAAGATGAAACCGGCACAATTCAGCTTTATCTAGATAAAAATCGCATCCAAGAAGGTATGGCAGATATTGATGCCGATGCTTTCAATCACTTAAAGCAACTTACGGATGCAGGCGACATTCTAGGAGCCAAAGGTACTATTAAACGGACTGAAAAGGGCGAGTTATCTGTCTACGTTAAACAATATACTATCCTCACTAAATCCCTGTTGCCCCTACCCGACAAGTGGCATGGATTAACGGATGTTGCCAAGCGTTACCGTCAGCGCTATGTTGACTTGATTGTTAACCCAGAAGTGCGGCAAACTTTCCGCCGTCGCGCTCAAATTACTGCTGGTATTCGCCGCTATTTAGAACAGCGGGATTTTCTGGAAATTGAAACACCGGTTTTGCAAAGTGAAACTGGGGGTGCAGATGCACGTCCATTTATTACTTATCACAACACTTTAGAAATGGAGTTGTATCTGCGAATTGCCACCGAACTCCATCTCAAGCGGTTGATTGTGGGTGGTTTTGAAAAGGTGTTTGAATTAGGGCGGGTTTTCCGCAATGAGGGAATTTCGACTCGACACAATCCCGAATTTACGACGATTGAAGTTTACCAAGCCTACGCCGACTACAACGATATGATGGCGTTGACTGAAGGGATTATTACAACTGTCGCCCAAGACGTACTTGGCACATTAGAAATCACCTACCAAGGGGAACCGATAAATTTAACACCACCTTGGCGACGGGTGACAATGCATGATTTAGTTAAAGAATTTACGGGCTTGGATTTTAATTCGTTCCAAAATTTGGAAGATGCCAAAACAGCAAGTAAAAATGCTGGTATTCCTGGTATCGATGAAGCCCAATCAATTGGTAAGTTACTGAATTTGGCATTTGAAGAGAAAGTAGAGGCCAATTTAATTCAACCTACCTTTGTAATTGATTATCCTGTAGAAATTTCGCCTCTAGCAAAACCTCACCGTTCTGTGCCTGGTTTAGTAGAACGATTTGAGTTATTTATAGTCGGGCGAGAAACTGGGAATAGCTTCTCAGAACTTACCGATCCTATTGATCAAAGAGAACGTTTTGAGGTACAAGCGGCGCGGAAAGCTGCTGGTGACTTAGAAGCCCAAGGTGTAGATGAAGACTTTCTCACCGCTTTGGAATATGGGATGCCGCCTACTGGTGGTTTAGGGATTGGGATCGATCGCTTGGTGATGTTATTAACTGATTGTGCCAGTATTCGGGATGCGATCGCCTTCCCCTTACTCAAGCCAGAAAAATTAGAATCATCCCCAGATTAA
- the purL gene encoding phosphoribosylformylglycinamidine synthase subunit PurL, translated as MTATSKPAFSPQEIAAEGLKPEEYAEIVRRLGRHPNKAELGMFGVMWSEHCCYKNSRPLLKQFPTEGPRILVGPGENAGVVDLGDGLQLAFKIESHNHPSAVEPFQGAATGVGGILRDIFTMGARPIALLNSLRFGSLEDAKTQRLFSGVVAGISHYGNCVGVPTVGGEVYFDSAYSGNPLVNVMALGLMETSEIVKSGASGLGNPVLYVGSTTGRDGMGGASFASAELSDQSIDDRPAVQVGDPFLEKSLIEACLEAFKTGAVVAAQDMGAAGITCSTSEMAAKGGVGIELDLDKIPVRETGMVPYEYLLSESQERMLFVAHQGREQELIDIFHRWGLQAVVAGTVIAEPIVRILFQGEVAAEIPAEALAENTPLYNRELLAEAPEYARQAWEWTADSLPPSTTAGIELQGGLQSWNDILLTLLDTPTIASKNWVYRQYDHQVQNNTVTLPGGADAAVIRLRPLEEIPNLKSQIPNSKLGVAATVDCNPRYVYLDPYEGAKAVVAEAARNLSCVGAEPLAVTDNLNFGSPEKPIGYWQLAEACRGLAEGCRELATPVTGGNVSLYNETLDSEGIPQPIYPTPVVGMVGLIPDITKICGQGWQTSGDVIYLLGLPLTSQISLGASEYLATIHDTVAGKPPRVNFDLERRVQKVCREGIRNGWVRSAHDSAEGGVAIALAECCIAANLGAEINLEIAPTQLNRLDKVLFAEGGARILVSVASAQQEIWESYLQEHLGKDWQKLGTVGNFEAGLGVFTTDNQTLIKVSIEDMNDRYSHAIARRIAIHTTTPS; from the coding sequence ATGACTGCAACCTCAAAACCAGCCTTTTCCCCCCAAGAAATTGCTGCTGAAGGTCTTAAACCAGAAGAATACGCAGAAATTGTCCGTCGGCTAGGCCGTCATCCCAACAAAGCTGAACTGGGAATGTTTGGCGTGATGTGGTCAGAGCATTGCTGTTATAAAAATTCTCGACCTCTACTCAAACAATTTCCCACCGAGGGCCCCCGAATCCTGGTGGGGCCTGGTGAAAATGCTGGTGTTGTAGACTTGGGTGATGGACTCCAACTAGCTTTTAAGATTGAATCTCACAACCATCCCTCAGCGGTCGAACCCTTTCAGGGAGCTGCAACGGGAGTCGGAGGTATTCTCAGAGATATTTTTACAATGGGTGCGCGTCCCATTGCCCTATTAAACTCGCTGCGCTTTGGTTCCTTAGAAGATGCCAAAACCCAACGGCTATTTAGCGGTGTGGTGGCAGGAATCTCTCATTATGGTAACTGTGTGGGAGTACCCACCGTTGGCGGTGAAGTTTACTTTGACTCTGCTTACTCTGGTAATCCTCTGGTGAACGTTATGGCACTGGGGTTGATGGAAACCTCAGAAATCGTCAAATCTGGAGCATCTGGCTTAGGCAACCCCGTGCTGTATGTTGGTTCCACCACTGGGCGCGATGGTATGGGAGGCGCAAGTTTTGCTAGTGCAGAATTGAGCGATCAATCCATAGACGATCGCCCTGCTGTGCAAGTGGGCGATCCTTTTTTGGAAAAGTCGTTAATTGAAGCTTGTCTGGAGGCGTTTAAGACGGGTGCAGTTGTCGCCGCCCAAGATATGGGAGCGGCGGGGATCACTTGTTCTACCTCAGAGATGGCAGCAAAAGGCGGTGTGGGAATTGAACTAGATTTAGATAAGATTCCTGTCAGAGAAACGGGGATGGTTCCTTATGAATATCTGCTTTCGGAATCTCAAGAACGAATGCTGTTTGTTGCTCATCAAGGGCGTGAGCAGGAATTAATCGATATTTTCCACCGCTGGGGACTTCAAGCTGTTGTCGCAGGGACAGTCATCGCTGAACCCATTGTGCGGATTCTCTTTCAGGGTGAAGTAGCAGCAGAAATTCCTGCTGAGGCTTTGGCGGAGAATACACCACTGTATAACCGGGAGTTGTTGGCAGAAGCACCAGAATATGCGCGTCAAGCTTGGGAATGGACTGCTGATTCCTTACCTCCTTCCACAACTGCTGGAATAGAACTTCAAGGAGGACTGCAAAGTTGGAATGATATTCTCTTAACTTTGCTTGATACACCCACGATCGCTTCTAAAAATTGGGTATATCGTCAGTATGACCATCAAGTACAAAATAATACGGTAACACTGCCAGGTGGTGCAGATGCAGCTGTTATCCGTTTGCGCCCCCTTGAAGAAATCCCCAATCTAAAATCCCAAATTCCAAATTCCAAATTAGGGGTGGCGGCGACGGTAGATTGCAATCCTCGTTATGTTTATCTTGACCCTTATGAAGGAGCGAAGGCAGTAGTGGCAGAAGCAGCCCGCAATCTTAGCTGTGTGGGTGCAGAACCTCTAGCGGTGACAGATAACCTAAATTTTGGCTCTCCAGAAAAACCCATTGGTTACTGGCAATTGGCAGAAGCTTGTCGCGGTTTGGCGGAAGGTTGCCGAGAATTAGCAACACCAGTCACGGGCGGAAATGTTTCTTTGTACAATGAAACTCTTGATTCTGAAGGCATCCCACAACCCATTTATCCCACTCCTGTTGTGGGTATGGTGGGCTTAATTCCCGATATCACCAAAATTTGTGGTCAAGGTTGGCAAACATCCGGCGATGTGATTTATCTTCTCGGATTACCTCTGACATCCCAAATCAGTTTGGGAGCATCTGAATACTTAGCCACTATCCACGATACTGTTGCCGGAAAACCGCCACGGGTAAATTTTGACTTGGAACGCCGTGTGCAGAAAGTTTGTCGTGAAGGAATTCGTAATGGTTGGGTACGTTCAGCCCACGATTCTGCTGAGGGAGGAGTAGCGATCGCATTAGCCGAATGTTGTATTGCTGCAAACCTTGGTGCTGAAATCAATTTAGAAATAGCACCAACGCAATTAAACCGCTTGGATAAAGTGCTGTTTGCCGAAGGTGGTGCCAGAATTTTAGTTTCTGTAGCATCAGCACAACAAGAAATTTGGGAATCATACTTACAGGAACATCTGGGTAAAGATTGGCAAAAACTGGGCACAGTTGGTAATTTTGAGGCGGGTTTGGGGGTTTTCACCACTGATAACCAAACCTTAATCAAAGTTAGTATCGAAGATATGAACGATCGCTATTCCCATGCGATCGCCAGACGTATCGCCATCCACACCACTACCCCTAGTTAA
- a CDS encoding Uma2 family endonuclease has product MTQTRVRLWTVNEYHRTLETDRKQKASLFAKAGIADYWILDVNQRQVYIFREPGLEGYNLEFILQEDATLSLIAFPKVEVPINQLFP; this is encoded by the coding sequence ATGACACAAACTAGAGTGCGCTTGTGGACTGTAAACGAATATCATCGGACGCTAGAAACAGATCGTAAACAAAAAGCGTCTCTTTTTGCTAAAGCAGGAATTGCTGACTACTGGATTTTGGATGTGAATCAGCGTCAGGTTTATATTTTCCGCGAACCGGGGTTAGAAGGCTACAATCTTGAATTTATTTTGCAGGAGGATGCAACGTTATCCTTGATCGCTTTTCCAAAAGTTGAAGTCCCGATTAATCAACTGTTTCCATAA
- a CDS encoding type II toxin-antitoxin system death-on-curing family toxin: MQTPRFLSISQVLDIHQDEINSFGGTSGVRDEGLLDSALAQPQATFGGELLHPTIHEQAAAYLYHLAMNHPFIDGNKRTAFAVMDTFITLNGYSLNLSQEQAYNLVIRVVQKEISKEELSAFMELHLQGK, encoded by the coding sequence TTGCAGACTCCTAGATTTCTTTCTATTTCTCAAGTCCTAGACATTCACCAAGATGAGATAAACAGCTTTGGTGGAACATCTGGTGTCAGAGACGAAGGTTTGCTAGATTCAGCATTGGCACAACCTCAAGCTACTTTTGGCGGCGAACTTCTCCATCCTACAATTCACGAGCAAGCAGCAGCATACCTATACCATTTAGCGATGAACCATCCGTTTATTGATGGCAACAAACGCACTGCATTTGCGGTCATGGATACCTTCATAACCTTAAACGGCTACAGTTTGAACTTATCCCAAGAGCAAGCTTACAACTTGGTGATTCGAGTAGTTCAGAAAGAAATATCCAAAGAAGAACTATCTGCATTCATGGAACTGCACTTACAGGGCAAGTAA
- the purF gene encoding amidophosphoribosyltransferase — MISIHSVTSDEYPDQTNNQINSHENQSDKPEEACGVFGIYAPGENVAKLTYFGLYALQHRGQESAGIATFEGTKVHLHKDMGLVSQVFNESVLDQLPGSLAVGHTRYSTTGSSRKVNAQPAVLETRLGSLALAHNGNLVNTVQLRQELLENKCNLVTTTDSEMIAFAIAEAIDAGADWLEGAIKAFHRCQGAFSLVIGTPVGVMGVRDPNGIRPLVIGTLAGNPVRYVLASETCGLDIIGAEYLRDVEPGELVWITEEGLASYHWSQKSERKLCIFEMIYFARPDSVMHNESLYSYRMRLGHQLAKESVVDADIVFGVPDSGIPAAIGFSQASGVAYGEGLIKNRYVGRTFIQPTQTMRESGLRMKLNPLKDVLAGKRVIIVDDSIVRGTTSRKLVKTLREAGAIEVHMRISSPPVTHPCFYGIDTDSQDQLIAATKSVAEIAKQLEVDSLAYLSWEGMLEATREDTNSFCSACFTGDYPVAIPDQVKRSKLILEKVVV, encoded by the coding sequence ATGATTTCTATTCATTCTGTCACTTCGGATGAATACCCCGACCAGACCAACAACCAAATCAATAGTCATGAAAATCAGTCTGACAAGCCAGAAGAAGCTTGTGGTGTTTTTGGGATCTACGCCCCAGGAGAAAACGTTGCTAAACTGACCTACTTTGGATTGTATGCCCTCCAGCATCGGGGTCAAGAATCAGCTGGTATTGCCACCTTTGAGGGTACAAAGGTACATCTCCACAAAGACATGGGCTTGGTGTCTCAAGTTTTCAATGAATCTGTCTTGGATCAATTGCCCGGTAGTCTTGCTGTTGGTCACACTCGCTATTCCACCACAGGTTCTAGCCGCAAAGTTAATGCCCAACCCGCAGTACTAGAAACCCGTTTGGGTTCATTAGCTCTCGCACACAATGGTAATTTAGTCAATACAGTGCAACTACGTCAAGAGTTGCTTGAAAATAAATGTAACTTAGTCACAACAACAGACTCAGAAATGATCGCTTTTGCGATCGCAGAAGCCATAGATGCGGGCGCTGATTGGCTAGAAGGTGCAATTAAGGCATTTCACCGTTGCCAAGGAGCCTTTAGTTTAGTTATTGGCACTCCCGTCGGTGTTATGGGTGTCCGTGACCCTAATGGCATTCGCCCCCTTGTAATCGGGACTTTAGCTGGTAATCCAGTCCGTTACGTTTTGGCTTCCGAGACTTGTGGTTTAGACATCATTGGAGCCGAATACCTGCGAGATGTAGAACCAGGTGAATTAGTTTGGATTACTGAAGAAGGTTTGGCTTCTTATCATTGGAGTCAAAAGTCCGAGCGGAAATTGTGCATCTTTGAGATGATTTACTTTGCCCGCCCTGATAGCGTTATGCACAACGAGAGTTTATATAGCTATCGAATGCGGTTAGGACACCAATTAGCTAAAGAATCTGTTGTAGATGCCGATATTGTCTTTGGTGTTCCTGATTCTGGTATACCTGCTGCTATTGGATTTTCCCAAGCGTCTGGTGTCGCTTACGGCGAAGGACTAATTAAAAATCGCTATGTTGGGCGAACCTTCATTCAACCAACCCAAACCATGCGCGAATCGGGTCTGCGGATGAAACTCAACCCCCTCAAAGATGTGCTGGCAGGGAAACGAGTAATTATTGTAGATGACTCGATTGTTCGCGGTACTACCAGCCGTAAACTAGTCAAAACCTTGCGTGAAGCAGGTGCAATAGAGGTACACATGCGAATTTCTTCTCCGCCTGTAACTCATCCCTGCTTCTATGGCATCGATACCGATTCTCAGGATCAACTCATTGCTGCTACCAAGTCAGTAGCGGAAATTGCCAAGCAACTCGAAGTAGATAGCCTTGCATATCTTAGTTGGGAGGGAATGCTAGAAGCGACACGAGAAGACACCAATAGTTTCTGTTCTGCCTGCTTCACCGGAGATTATCCCGTGGCAATTCCTGATCAAGTGAAGCGTTCTAAGCTGATCCTAGAAAAAGTAGTGGTGTAG
- a CDS encoding allophycocyanin subunit alpha-B encodes MTVISQVILKADDELRYPSSGELKNIKEFLQTGVQRTRIAATLAENEKKIVQEATKQLWQNRPEFISPGGNAYGERQRSLCIRDFGWYLRLITYGVLAGDKEPIEKIGLIGVREMYNSLGVPVPGMVTAINCLKTASLSLLSAEDAAQAAPYFDYIIQAMS; translated from the coding sequence ATGACTGTAATTAGCCAAGTTATTCTCAAAGCCGACGACGAACTGCGTTATCCCAGCAGTGGCGAACTTAAAAATATCAAAGAATTTTTGCAAACCGGCGTACAACGGACGCGGATTGCGGCTACCTTAGCCGAAAATGAAAAAAAGATAGTTCAGGAAGCAACCAAACAACTTTGGCAGAACCGTCCTGAGTTTATCTCCCCTGGTGGCAATGCTTACGGAGAACGCCAACGCTCTCTATGTATCCGTGATTTTGGCTGGTACTTACGCCTAATTACCTATGGTGTGCTTGCCGGTGATAAAGAGCCAATTGAAAAAATCGGTTTGATTGGTGTACGGGAAATGTACAATTCATTGGGCGTTCCCGTGCCTGGAATGGTAACAGCGATCAATTGCCTCAAAACAGCCTCCCTTAGCTTACTGAGTGCCGAAGACGCTGCTCAAGCAGCACCCTACTTTGATTACATCATTCAAGCGATGTCTTAA